The Patescibacteria group bacterium genome window below encodes:
- the rpsK gene encoding 30S ribosomal protein S11, with amino-acid sequence MAEEQIVKTEAATEGEKKPVEKTGVAPKAKAKKKKVVRHVPSGRAYIQATYNNTIVTLTDPNGNVLAWSSSGLCGFKGPKKATPYAAGIVVKNAAEKAADYGLQEVNVLVKGVGSGREAAVRALNANGLNVLSIKDMTPIPHNGCRAPKPRRV; translated from the coding sequence ATGGCAGAAGAACAAATTGTAAAAACCGAAGCAGCCACAGAGGGCGAGAAAAAACCCGTAGAGAAAACCGGAGTCGCCCCAAAAGCAAAAGCTAAAAAGAAAAAAGTTGTAAGGCATGTGCCGAGTGGTCGAGCTTATATTCAGGCTACTTACAATAATACGATAGTTACTTTGACTGATCCGAATGGAAATGTTTTGGCATGGTCTTCGTCCGGACTTTGTGGTTTTAAAGGTCCTAAAAAGGCCACACCTTACGCGGCAGGCATTGTTGTGAAGAACGCGGCGGAAAAAGCCGCGGATTATGGTTTGCAAGAAGTGAATGTTTTAGTGAAGGGTGTCGGCTCTGGACGAGAAGCGGCAGTTCGCGCCTTAAATGCAAATGGATTAAATGTTTTATCAATTAAGGATATGACCCCGATTCCGCACAACGGTTGCCGGGCGCCAAAACCAAGGAGAGTTTAA
- the rpsM gene encoding 30S ribosomal protein S13 produces the protein MVVRIAGLVLPQNKRIEIALGYLYGIGRSQANKILAATKINPNTRTNALTDDEVNKLREFIEKNYKVEGDLKRDVFSNIKRLKEIGAYRGTRHARGLPARGQRTKTNSRTVRGNTRRTMGSGRKAAGQKT, from the coding sequence ATGGTAGTTAGAATCGCGGGTTTAGTTCTCCCACAAAACAAAAGAATAGAAATCGCATTAGGTTATTTATATGGTATTGGCCGATCTCAGGCGAATAAAATTTTGGCGGCCACAAAAATTAATCCCAACACAAGAACTAACGCCTTGACCGACGATGAGGTTAATAAATTAAGAGAATTTATTGAAAAGAATTATAAAGTTGAAGGTGATTTAAAAAGAGATGTTTTTAGCAATATTAAAAGATTAAAAGAAATTGGCGCGTATCGCGGAACACGGCATGCTCGGGGACTTCCGGCGCGCGGACAGAGAACAAAAACAAATTCCAGAACTGTTCGCGGTAATACCAGAAGAACAATGGGTAGTGGACGAAAAGCTGCGGGACAAAAAACCTAA
- the rpsI gene encoding 30S ribosomal protein S9 encodes MEEEKEVVAVQEKVTEDKKSGYIYAIGRRKQAIATVKLHKNGKGKITVNGKLYTEYFPTDEMEQIVSGPLKSVGQADKVDIEAKSFSGGLRGQAEAVRLGISRALVQLNVNFKKNLRKAGYLTRDPRVKERKKPGLKKARRAPQWQKR; translated from the coding sequence ATGGAAGAAGAAAAAGAAGTGGTGGCGGTTCAAGAAAAAGTAACCGAAGATAAAAAATCGGGATATATTTATGCTATCGGCCGGCGCAAACAAGCTATTGCCACCGTGAAGCTTCATAAAAATGGTAAGGGGAAAATTACGGTAAACGGAAAATTATATACTGAATATTTTCCAACTGATGAAATGGAACAGATTGTCTCTGGACCATTGAAATCGGTCGGGCAGGCGGATAAAGTTGATATTGAAGCAAAATCTTTTAGTGGCGGTCTTCGCGGCCAGGCTGAGGCGGTTCGTTTAGGCATTTCCAGAGCTCTCGTTCAGTTGAATGTAAATTTTAAAAAGAATTTGCGCAAAGCAGGATACTTAACTCGCGACCCGAGAGTAAAAGAAAGAAAGAAACCGGGATTGAAAAAAGCGCGTCGAGCCCCGCAATGGCAAAAGAGATAG
- a CDS encoding VCBS domain-containing protein, whose product MENQKSVYTQYAEVDKQIKDLQEKQKILQVECLVEMEKRKATQIKTDLGIFSVAERRTWTYSADLKKEETNIKALKKAEEISGKATCEISKSMRFLKAKE is encoded by the coding sequence ATGGAAAATCAAAAATCAGTTTATACGCAGTACGCCGAAGTGGACAAACAAATTAAAGATCTCCAAGAAAAACAAAAAATACTTCAGGTTGAGTGCTTAGTAGAAATGGAAAAAAGAAAAGCCACTCAAATAAAAACAGATCTCGGAATTTTCTCGGTAGCCGAAAGAAGAACCTGGACTTATAGCGCGGACTTGAAAAAAGAAGAAACAAACATCAAGGCCCTAAAAAAGGCGGAGGAAATTTCGGGCAAGGCGACGTGTGAAATTTCAAAGTCAATGAGATTTCTAAAAGCAAAAGAGTAA
- the infA gene encoding translation initiation factor IF-1 codes for MVQDTSKDFIEVTGTVEELLPAATFKIKLEDGHVILGHLSGKMRLNKIRLLPGDKVKVEMTPYDLTKGRVVYRF; via the coding sequence ATGGTGCAAGACACAAGTAAAGATTTTATTGAAGTAACTGGCACGGTAGAAGAACTTTTGCCGGCAGCTACTTTTAAAATCAAACTGGAGGACGGCCATGTTATTTTGGGCCATCTCTCCGGCAAGATGCGTTTAAATAAAATTAGATTGCTTCCCGGTGATAAAGTTAAAGTGGAAATGACGCCGTATGATTTGACTAAGGGGAGAGTGGTTTATAGATTTTAA
- a CDS encoding site-specific DNA-methyltransferase, with the protein MPDDEMKKLIRSIQEFGFVEPVVVNQHPGRENIIIGGHQRVLAAKTLGYEEVPVVFVSLTPEKEKLLNLALNRISGSWEEEKLAALLSELEEADVDLFLSGFNSAEIDELLKNFHETKEEDFNAVEELEKITTPESKPGEIYELGRHRLLCGDSTEILNLKKLIGENIIDLVFTDPPFNVGYKSSGKNRDKWSEAYGDDDYTDEGFDEFCIKVFGNFKKFLKGGGAYYVCSGWSSWASFWQALKKNNLKPKGCIIWDKGHGGMGWSDYWYQHELIAAGLKFEATGDTESEVYEMVVYGFDEKAKHYFAKRGGARLTDVWRIPRDPNNKYEHPTQKPLKLIENAIYNSSRIGDKVLDMFGGSGSTLIACERTGRTAFLIERSPLFCDVIRKRYEKFTGGRAVKITPTG; encoded by the coding sequence ATGCCGGACGACGAGATGAAAAAACTGATTAGATCGATTCAGGAATTTGGTTTTGTGGAGCCGGTAGTGGTAAACCAGCATCCGGGGAGGGAGAACATCATCATCGGCGGCCACCAGAGAGTTCTGGCTGCCAAAACGCTCGGCTACGAAGAGGTGCCGGTTGTTTTTGTCAGCCTTACGCCGGAGAAAGAAAAGTTGCTGAATCTCGCGCTGAACAGAATTTCCGGATCGTGGGAAGAAGAAAAGCTGGCCGCGCTTTTGTCCGAACTGGAAGAAGCAGACGTTGATTTATTTTTATCCGGTTTTAATTCGGCCGAGATAGACGAGCTGCTGAAAAATTTTCATGAGACAAAGGAAGAAGATTTTAATGCCGTAGAGGAATTGGAAAAAATTACCACACCGGAATCTAAGCCCGGGGAAATTTATGAGTTGGGCCGGCATAGATTGCTTTGCGGTGATAGTACGGAAATTCTGAATCTGAAAAAATTGATAGGAGAGAATATAATAGATTTGGTTTTTACTGATCCGCCGTTCAACGTCGGTTATAAATCAAGCGGCAAAAATCGGGACAAGTGGTCTGAAGCGTATGGAGATGATGATTACACGGACGAGGGCTTTGATGAATTTTGTATAAAAGTATTTGGAAATTTTAAGAAATTTTTAAAGGGTGGTGGTGCTTATTATGTTTGCTCGGGCTGGAGTTCCTGGGCATCTTTTTGGCAGGCGTTGAAGAAAAACAATTTGAAGCCAAAGGGATGTATTATCTGGGACAAGGGGCATGGCGGGATGGGATGGTCTGATTACTGGTACCAGCATGAATTAATCGCAGCCGGGCTGAAATTTGAGGCCACCGGCGACACAGAAAGTGAAGTCTATGAGATGGTGGTTTACGGCTTTGACGAAAAGGCAAAACATTATTTTGCCAAGAGGGGCGGCGCGCGGCTTACCGATGTTTGGCGTATTCCGCGAGATCCGAATAACAAGTATGAACATCCAACGCAAAAGCCGCTGAAATTAATTGAGAACGCGATTTATAACAGCTCGAGGATTGGTGACAAAGTTTTGGATATGTTTGGTGGTTCCGGATCAACTTTAATCGCGTGCGAGCGGACCGGGCGAACAGCTTTTTTAATTGAGCGTTCGCCTTTGTTTTGTGATGTTATTAGAAAAAGATATGAAAAATTCACCGGAGGAAGAGCAGTTAAAATTACCCCTACCGGATGA
- the rpmJ gene encoding 50S ribosomal protein L36, translating to MKVRASVKKICPSCKVIKRGKRIFVICKTAKHKQRQG from the coding sequence ATGAAAGTCAGAGCTTCAGTCAAAAAAATTTGTCCGTCATGTAAAGTTATAAAACGCGGCAAGCGGATTTTTGTCATTTGTAAAACAGCTAAACATAAACAAAGACAAGGCTGA
- a CDS encoding alanine--tRNA ligase-related protein → MTAKELREKFLEFFKERSHAVLPSASLIPENDPTVLFTTAGMHPLVPFLLGEKHPAGKRLASVQKCIRTGDIDEVGDNWHNTFFEMLGNWSLGDYFKEDAIKWSWEFLTDKKWLGLDPRNLAVSVFAGDADAPFDEEAYKIWRELDVSEERIARLPKEDNWWGPAGTVGPCGPDTEMFFWAGEGEAPKKFDPQNKNWVEIWNDVFMEFTKRIKPNKMDEHDKLLVQGEPIPEDFYEYVKSEQKNIDTGMGLERTIGVLNGYKSVYETEFFSDLIKKIEEISGKKYIDCQREMRIIADHVKAAVMILGDDKGITPSKTGRGYVVRKLIRRAIRNGWLVMDKGNWNISIFAKIVIQNYEKVYEELRRNEKFIVDNLIEEEDKFNKTLERGLRELHKLGYNISGKEGFDLYQSYGLTEEIILDELKYHYFYSVDNELLVEAGWDSKKIQVEKEKNEALIRGFDSFKKKFKKEFNEAFKKHQELSRTASAGQFKGGLADAGVETTRLHTAAHLMLAALRQVLGDHVQQKGSNITAERLRFDFFHPQKVTPEEIKKVEDIVNNEISKKTQVQMEEMTVDEAKAAGATGVFEHKYGDKVKVYTIGDPRSGRGQAFSKEICGGPHVDNTGELGHFKIIREEASSAGIRRIKAVLEQ, encoded by the coding sequence ATGACAGCAAAAGAACTAAGAGAAAAATTTTTAGAGTTTTTTAAGGAACGCAGTCATGCCGTTCTTCCTTCGGCTTCTTTAATTCCGGAAAATGATCCGACCGTGCTTTTCACAACAGCTGGCATGCATCCGCTTGTCCCGTTTTTGCTTGGCGAAAAACATCCGGCCGGGAAGCGGTTAGCGAGCGTTCAAAAATGCATTCGTACTGGCGATATTGATGAAGTTGGCGACAATTGGCACAACACCTTTTTTGAAATGCTTGGCAACTGGTCGCTTGGAGATTATTTTAAAGAAGACGCGATTAAATGGAGCTGGGAATTTTTAACAGATAAAAAGTGGCTCGGTCTTGATCCGAGGAATTTAGCAGTTTCAGTTTTTGCCGGAGACGCTGACGCGCCGTTTGACGAAGAGGCATATAAAATTTGGCGTGAGTTGGATGTGAGTGAAGAAAGAATTGCCCGACTGCCAAAAGAGGATAACTGGTGGGGACCAGCCGGCACAGTCGGACCATGCGGACCAGACACGGAGATGTTTTTTTGGGCGGGGGAAGGCGAGGCGCCAAAAAAATTTGATCCTCAAAATAAAAATTGGGTGGAAATCTGGAATGATGTTTTCATGGAATTTACCAAGAGAATTAAACCGAATAAAATGGATGAGCATGATAAATTATTAGTCCAGGGAGAACCAATACCAGAGGATTTTTATGAATATGTAAAATCTGAACAAAAAAACATTGACACTGGCATGGGCCTTGAGCGGACGATCGGAGTTTTGAATGGTTATAAAAGTGTTTATGAAACAGAATTTTTCTCAGATCTTATTAAAAAAATTGAGGAAATCTCTGGTAAAAAGTATATTGACTGTCAACGGGAAATGAGAATTATCGCTGATCATGTTAAAGCGGCAGTGATGATCTTGGGCGATGATAAAGGAATTACCCCTTCTAAAACAGGGAGAGGTTATGTTGTAAGAAAATTAATTAGGAGAGCTATTAGAAATGGTTGGCTGGTAATGGATAAAGGTAACTGGAATATTTCAATTTTTGCGAAGATTGTTATCCAAAATTATGAGAAAGTTTATGAAGAATTGCGGAGGAATGAAAAATTTATAGTTGATAATTTAATCGAAGAAGAAGATAAATTTAATAAAACGTTAGAGAGGGGGTTAAGAGAACTCCATAAATTAGGTTATAATATTTCAGGGAAGGAAGGTTTTGATTTATATCAAAGTTACGGACTAACGGAAGAAATAATTTTAGATGAATTAAAATATCATTATTTTTATAGCGTTGATAATGAATTGCTGGTTGAGGCTGGTTGGGATTCAAAAAAAATCCAGGTTGAAAAAGAAAAAAATGAAGCCCTAATAAGGGGATTCGATAGTTTTAAAAAGAAGTTTAAGAAGGAATTTAATGAGGCTTTTAAAAAGCACCAAGAACTTTCGCGAACTGCTTCGGCTGGACAATTTAAAGGTGGTTTGGCAGATGCCGGCGTGGAGACGACTCGACTGCACACCGCGGCACATTTGATGCTCGCGGCTCTGCGGCAAGTTTTGGGCGATCATGTTCAGCAAAAGGGAAGTAACATCACTGCCGAGCGATTGCGCTTTGATTTTTTTCATCCACAAAAGGTAACGCCGGAAGAAATAAAAAAAGTGGAAGATATAGTTAATAATGAAATCAGCAAAAAAACACAGGTGCAAATGGAAGAGATGACAGTTGACGAAGCAAAGGCAGCGGGCGCGACCGGAGTTTTTGAACATAAATACGGCGATAAAGTTAAAGTTTATACAATCGGCGACCCCCGATCAGGTCGAGGGCAAGCTTTCAGTAAAGAAATTTGTGGCGGTCCGCATGTGGATAATACCGGAGAATTAGGTCATTTTAAGATTATAAGGGAAGAGGCTTCAAGTGCCGGAATTCGTCGAATTAAAGCGGTTTTGGAACAATAG
- the rplM gene encoding 50S ribosomal protein L13 has protein sequence MPKAIIKRQIHTIDAAGVPLGRLATHVAMLLRGKNKTTFRFDVDGGDFVNVLNATKVKFTGKKFTDKKYFWHTFFPGGAKQPTIEQLFKKSPQKVIWKAVWGMLPTNRSRKNIIKRLKISK, from the coding sequence ATGCCAAAAGCAATAATAAAAAGACAAATACATACAATTGACGCGGCGGGCGTGCCTCTCGGAAGATTGGCGACGCACGTTGCCATGCTTCTGCGTGGAAAAAATAAAACGACTTTTAGATTTGATGTTGATGGCGGGGATTTTGTTAATGTCCTTAATGCTACCAAGGTAAAATTTACCGGTAAAAAATTTACTGATAAAAAATATTTTTGGCATACTTTTTTTCCGGGCGGGGCGAAGCAGCCGACAATCGAACAGTTATTCAAGAAGAGCCCGCAAAAAGTTATTTGGAAAGCCGTATGGGGAATGTTACCTACAAATAGATCAAGAAAAAATATAATCAAAAGGTTAAAAATCAGCAAATAA
- a CDS encoding DNA-directed RNA polymerase subunit alpha: protein MEPIILPSKIEIKKGKNKNEATIVVEPCYYGYGTTLGNAIRRVILSSLPGAAATAVKIKGVQHEFSTIPHVKEDVVEVLLNIKQLRLKVFSTEPVRLVLKAKGEKEATAADILKSSDVEIINKDLHIATLTSKNADLEMEIFVSQGRGFLPVEAREKEKLELGAIAVDSIFAPIKNIGYKVENVRVGDITNYDRLILDIETDGTITPEEALKQSVQILIDHFNLFLNGTDSKEEISEKVKDEEGEEEVVQEKEEEAPAEDKAKKKRGRPKKS from the coding sequence ATGGAACCAATTATTTTACCGTCCAAAATCGAAATCAAAAAAGGAAAAAACAAAAACGAGGCGACTATTGTAGTTGAACCTTGCTATTACGGTTATGGAACGACTTTGGGCAATGCCATCCGGCGCGTGATACTTTCTTCCTTACCGGGAGCGGCGGCGACAGCCGTTAAAATAAAAGGCGTCCAGCATGAATTTTCCACAATTCCGCACGTGAAAGAAGATGTGGTGGAAGTTCTCCTGAATATTAAACAGTTGAGATTAAAAGTCTTTTCAACTGAACCGGTGCGTTTGGTTTTGAAAGCCAAGGGAGAAAAAGAAGCGACAGCCGCTGACATTTTAAAATCTTCTGACGTGGAAATCATAAATAAAGATTTACATATTGCCACTTTGACTAGTAAAAATGCTGATTTAGAAATGGAAATTTTTGTAAGCCAGGGGAGAGGATTTTTGCCGGTGGAAGCGCGGGAAAAAGAAAAATTAGAACTTGGGGCCATTGCCGTTGATTCAATTTTCGCTCCGATTAAGAATATTGGTTATAAAGTGGAAAATGTTCGTGTTGGTGATATAACAAATTATGATCGTTTGATTTTAGATATTGAAACTGACGGAACAATTACTCCGGAAGAAGCCCTAAAACAAAGCGTCCAGATTTTAATTGATCATTTCAATTTATTTTTAAACGGAACAGATTCAAAAGAGGAAATTTCAGAAAAAGTTAAGGACGAGGAAGGGGAAGAGGAAGTTGTTCAGGAAAAAGAGGAAGAAGCTCCGGCCGAAGATAAGGCGAAGAAAAAAAGAGGAAGACCAAAAAAAAGCTAA
- a CDS encoding 3'-5' exonuclease produces MKIIYFDTETTGLNPVVNDIIQFAGIIEIDGEEKERFDFKLQPFSYENINQSAMSVHGITAEQLKNFDSPGEAYNKIISIFDKYIDKYDKNDKFIVCGYNVKFDVDFLKEFFSKNKNNYLFSYFGVVKDPLPVLGYLKSINKIDCENLKLESVCKIFGIEIFNAHNALADIDATRSVIKKVDEILNSVKL; encoded by the coding sequence ATGAAAATAATTTATTTTGATACTGAAACGACCGGCCTCAATCCAGTGGTTAATGACATAATTCAATTTGCCGGAATAATTGAAATTGATGGTGAAGAAAAAGAAAGATTTGATTTTAAATTACAGCCATTCAGTTACGAAAATATAAATCAGTCCGCGATGTCTGTTCACGGAATTACCGCTGAGCAACTTAAAAATTTTGATTCTCCCGGAGAAGCCTATAATAAAATAATTTCTATTTTTGACAAATACATTGATAAATATGATAAAAACGATAAATTTATTGTTTGCGGGTATAACGTAAAATTTGATGTAGATTTTTTAAAAGAATTTTTTTCTAAAAATAAAAATAATTATTTATTTTCATATTTTGGGGTTGTTAAAGATCCATTGCCCGTTCTCGGATATTTGAAGAGCATTAATAAAATAGATTGCGAGAATTTAAAACTTGAATCAGTTTGTAAAATATTTGGAATAGAAATTTTTAATGCTCACAATGCCTTGGCTGATATTGATGCGACAAGATCGGTTATAAAAAAAGTTGATGAGATATTAAATTCGGTCAAACTTTAA
- the rpsD gene encoding 30S ribosomal protein S4, with product MARNLKARCAQCRREGEKLFLKGDRCNLAKCAIVRRGYPPGVHGPKGKIRLTGYGTQLREKQKAKHIYGILERQFRNYFEKAIKRTGDTSEFLLQLLEMRLDNTVYRLGISKSRQGARQFVGHGLLAVNGKKVTIPSYQVKIGDVISIKTSATPKKVFQNLSQTLAKYEPPAWLALDIVKMEGKVTRKPNKDDVKTQFDLKMIIEFYSR from the coding sequence ATGGCAAGAAATTTAAAAGCTAGATGTGCGCAATGTCGCCGAGAGGGAGAAAAACTTTTTTTAAAAGGGGATCGTTGTAATTTGGCTAAATGCGCGATTGTCCGCAGAGGTTATCCGCCGGGCGTGCACGGTCCAAAAGGGAAAATTAGATTGACTGGCTATGGAACACAGCTTCGAGAAAAACAAAAAGCCAAACATATTTATGGAATTTTAGAAAGACAATTCAGAAATTATTTCGAAAAAGCTATAAAGAGAACCGGGGATACGAGCGAATTTTTACTCCAACTTCTGGAAATGCGCCTTGATAATACTGTTTATCGTCTTGGAATCAGCAAATCGCGCCAGGGAGCAAGGCAATTTGTCGGCCATGGGCTTTTAGCAGTAAATGGGAAAAAAGTTACGATTCCTTCATACCAGGTAAAAATTGGTGATGTAATTTCTATTAAAACAAGCGCCACGCCAAAAAAAGTTTTCCAAAATTTATCGCAGACACTTGCGAAGTATGAACCGCCGGCATGGCTTGCGCTTGATATTGTTAAAATGGAAGGAAAAGTTACAAGAAAGCCAAATAAAGACGACGTGAAGACGCAGTTTGATCTCAAAATGATTATTGAGTTTTATTCTCGTTAA
- the mnmA gene encoding tRNA 2-thiouridine(34) synthase MnmA, translated as MVKKNKKVMVAMSGGVDSSVAAALLKKQGYDVVGVFMRFWSESSSGAGSAMNKCCSFEAYSDARRVAQKLGIPIYTLNMRVRFKKSVVDYFLKEYQAGRTPNPCVECNRFIKFGELLKKARAMDLDYIATGHYARVYGAKLLKGKDSKKDQSYFLYTLTQDKLKQVLFPVGNYKKPKVREMAKKFGLPVHLKNDSQEVCFVGASLKNFLKKYLKVKSGKIIELKSKKVLGRHEGLPFYTTGQRRGLALGGGPWYVVKIDVRKNVLYVSRDQKKLLTKELTAGKVSWISGVAPKLPIRAKVKIRYKHKEAPAAIRKIKNNYKIIFDKPQRAVTAGQSAVFYKGDEVLGGGVIK; from the coding sequence ATGGTTAAAAAGAATAAAAAAGTAATGGTGGCAATGTCAGGCGGGGTTGACTCCTCGGTCGCGGCCGCACTTTTGAAAAAGCAGGGCTATGATGTCGTTGGCGTCTTTATGCGTTTTTGGTCAGAGTCGTCCAGCGGCGCAGGGTCGGCGATGAATAAGTGTTGTTCGTTTGAAGCGTATTCCGACGCACGGCGCGTGGCGCAAAAATTAGGAATTCCGATTTATACGCTGAACATGAGGGTTCGATTTAAGAAGTCGGTGGTCGATTATTTTTTAAAAGAATATCAAGCCGGGCGGACGCCGAATCCTTGCGTGGAATGCAACAGGTTTATAAAATTCGGTGAACTATTAAAGAAAGCGCGGGCGATGGACCTGGATTATATTGCGACCGGCCATTACGCGCGAGTGTACGGAGCGAAATTATTAAAAGGAAAAGATTCAAAAAAAGATCAATCATATTTTTTGTATACTTTGACGCAAGATAAGTTAAAACAGGTTTTGTTTCCGGTAGGAAATTATAAAAAACCGAAAGTTCGCGAGATGGCAAAAAAGTTTGGTTTGCCGGTGCATTTGAAAAATGATAGTCAGGAAGTTTGTTTTGTCGGGGCGAGTTTGAAAAATTTTTTGAAAAAATATTTAAAAGTTAAAAGTGGAAAAATTATAGAATTGAAAAGTAAAAAAGTTTTGGGTAGACATGAAGGTTTGCCATTTTATACAACTGGCCAGAGAAGAGGACTCGCGCTTGGCGGTGGACCGTGGTATGTTGTGAAAATTGATGTAAGAAAAAATGTTTTGTATGTTAGTCGCGATCAAAAAAAGTTATTAACTAAAGAATTGACAGCCGGAAAAGTTAGTTGGATTTCCGGTGTGGCGCCGAAGTTGCCGATTCGCGCGAAAGTGAAAATCAGATATAAGCATAAAGAAGCGCCAGCCGCGATTCGAAAAATAAAAAATAATTATAAAATAATTTTTGATAAACCTCAGAGAGCCGTGACAGCCGGACAGTCAGCAGTTTTTTACAAAGGTGACGAAGTCCTCGGCGGAGGAGTTATAAAATAA
- a CDS encoding RusA family crossover junction endodeoxyribonuclease — protein MIKILMDNIRPLSVNEAWQGRRFKTKKYKNYERELLYSLPAREKILGTVGVDIKFYFKNPNCRDVDNPIKPLLDILDKKGYFENDKKIVCLHVEKIKSEMEGFEVCIYPTIYVSKQN, from the coding sequence ATGATTAAAATTTTGATGGATAATATCCGGCCGCTTTCAGTTAATGAGGCATGGCAAGGCCGGAGGTTTAAAACAAAAAAGTATAAAAATTATGAGCGTGAGCTGCTGTACTCTTTGCCGGCCAGGGAGAAGATTCTGGGAACCGTGGGAGTGGATATTAAGTTTTATTTTAAAAATCCGAATTGCCGGGATGTAGACAATCCAATTAAGCCGCTGCTCGATATTCTGGACAAAAAAGGATATTTTGAAAATGACAAAAAAATTGTTTGTCTTCACGTGGAGAAAATAAAAAGTGAAATGGAAGGTTTTGAAGTTTGTATTTATCCGACTATTTATGTGTCAAAGCAAAATTAA
- the rplQ gene encoding 50S ribosomal protein L17, producing the protein MRHRKKGKILDRKVGPRTALLRGLAVSLILYEKMQTTKAKAKTVKPIVERLITRGRENTLAARRYLLKYLYKEAAVKKVLEEIGPRYKDRKGGYTRIINVGRRQGDGAEIVQIELV; encoded by the coding sequence ATGAGACACAGAAAAAAGGGAAAAATTTTAGATAGAAAAGTTGGACCAAGAACCGCCTTACTCAGAGGATTGGCGGTAAGTTTGATTTTGTATGAAAAGATGCAAACTACTAAGGCTAAGGCAAAAACCGTAAAGCCGATTGTGGAAAGATTAATTACGCGCGGTAGAGAGAATACTTTGGCGGCCAGACGTTATTTATTGAAATATTTGTATAAAGAAGCGGCAGTTAAAAAAGTTCTTGAAGAAATTGGGCCGAGATATAAAGATAGAAAAGGCGGTTATACGAGAATTATAAATGTCGGTCGTCGGCAGGGAGATGGAGCGGAAATTGTTCAAATTGAATTAGTATAA